The following are encoded in a window of Naumovozyma castellii chromosome 8, complete genome genomic DNA:
- the SLX1 gene encoding endonuclease (ancestral locus Anc_6.125) yields MTQTVGSQPKTRTQFYCCYLLQSISKRQSFYIGSTPDPPKRLRQHNGILSKGGAYRTRREGSRPWEMICIVYGFPNKISALQFEHAWQHGYQTHYIKAADRIVQNKNGGRTIHHKLVLIRQLINNVFFQYMNLQVHFFNDDTRRVWNLNKFKVDLLIDTMNVKVSDGALGIPKAVTVDDIMNHAEANQKLVKGFYDGYMSASCVTCEEYQERLTMGRIPCSICQTEFDYTSSEQEMKPLLAFCITSDCPFTSHLSCLHRYFLDDEQTVIGRRNLIPKSGKCPDCSVVLPWVSIVRNSITVKKLYGSD; encoded by the coding sequence ATGACTCAAACTGTGGGATCTCAACCTAAGACAAGAACCCAGTTCTATTGTTGTTATCTATTGCAGTCCATAAGTAAGAGACAATCGTTCTATATCGGTTCCACGCCGGATCCACCAAAGAGATTAAGACAACATAATGGGATTCTTAGTAAAGGCGGGGCCTATAGAACAAGAAGGGAAGGTTCAAGACCATGGGAGATGATATGTATTGTATATGGATTCCCTAATAAAATAAGTGCGTTGCAATTTGAACATGCCTGGCAACATGGGTATCAAACACATTACATCAAGGCAGCTGACAGGATCGtccaaaataaaaatggaGGAAGAACTATACATCATAAGCTAGTATTAATAAGGCAACTGATCAATAATGTgttctttcaatatatgaatTTGCAGGttcattttttcaatgatgataCTAGGAGGGTTTGGAATTTAAATAAGTTTAAAGTTGATCTTCTAATAGATACGATGAATGTCAAGGTTTCGGATGGTGCCCTAGGAATACCGAAGGCTGTAACGgttgatgatattatgAATCATGCAGAAGCTAATCAAAAACTGGTCAAAGGGTTTTATGATGGCTATATGTCTGCATCATGCGTAACATGCGAAGAATATCAAGAGAGGCTAACTATGGGACGAATACCGTGTAGTATTTGTCAGACAGAATTTGACTATACATCGAGCGAACAAGAAATGAAGCCCCTACTAGCATTTTGCATTACTAGTGACTGTCCATTTACAAGTCATCTCAGTTGTCTTCATCGATATTTTTTAGATGATGAACAAACCGTTATAGGTAGGCGAAATCTGATACCAAAATCAGGTAAATGTCCAGAT